A single window of Bos javanicus breed banteng chromosome 19, ARS-OSU_banteng_1.0, whole genome shotgun sequence DNA harbors:
- the GAST gene encoding gastrin, which produces MQRLCAHVLILVLALAAFCEASWKPHSHLQDAPIAPGANRGQEPLRMNRLGPASHPRRQLGLQDPPHMVADLSKKQGPWVEEEEAAYGWMDFGRRSAEEGDQHP; this is translated from the exons ATGCAGCGactgtgtgcacatgtgctgatcTTGGTGCTGGCTCTGGCCGCCTTCTGCGAAGCTTCTTGGAAGCCCCACTCCCACCTGCAAGACGCGCCCATCGCTCCAGGGGCCAATAGGGGCCAGGAGCCGCTCAGGATGAACCGGCTGGGCCCAGCCTCGCACCCCCGGAGGCAGCTGGGGCTTCAGGATCCGCCACACATGGTCGCAG ACCTGTCCAAGAAGCAGGGGCCATGGgtggaggaagaggaagcagcATATGGATGGATGGACTTCGGCCGCCGCAGTGCTGAGGAAGGGGACCAACATCCCTGA
- the HAP1 gene encoding LOW QUALITY PROTEIN: huntingtin-associated protein 1 (The sequence of the model RefSeq protein was modified relative to this genomic sequence to represent the inferred CDS: inserted 2 bases in 1 codon; substituted 3 bases at 3 genomic stop codons) — protein sequence MRAEDQSVTRQTWQRVETVLEFGFIPQSTGQRLNSQISSREGSRKASAGAELGAVPRLKTSKSGCASQQGLNLRPKVSGPGSAGHRLGPGDPAAVAITPLSATNPALEPSAVPEPASAQAPAAGQRAGSGSTAVSGPSAGARRASVAGSEAGTQRASAFSAVQGNAQSVPNNWDASRTRFIFQGPPFGPQATGLGTGKVTSILKTPAAYIGQRPGVSGPERAAFIRELEEVLCPDLRPPVKKITQEEVKMMLXLLEELLPRVWETPAARNPVPQWMGVLLXRERDLNTAACIGQSLVKQNSVLLGENSKLEAMLDSAKEEILHLRQQVNLRDDLLQLYSDSDEEKDEDEEEEEEEEEEEEEEEGDEEEEQRPEHPCEASELXVSCPFFFSHHCPQLEALQEQLRLLEEENEQLWEEVSQLDDLEEEEQIFILDCVEQFSEASQQMAELSEVLALRMENYEQQQREVAQLQGQVTKLQRCCRSYGAETEKLQKQLASEKEIQVKLQDESLWAGSQLQDLQEKYSECGDMLMEAQEKVKTLRQQAPASAGSVTHYTYTVPLEALPDFQETLTEELRMSIRRIISDPVFFMERNYEVTPEETSDLGXELRYREERAQEQGLEAGEGLMLTEDFVPVEELVPEEQLGVIEEAVPAEERVTEEEELVSEEAEAWEDLEPEVDEATQMNVVTSALEASGLGPLRLDIKYVLQQLANWQDARFRQQLRQKMLQKGECSRGGLPLASLTSCRSSS from the exons ATGAGGGCGGAG GATCAGAGTGTGACGCGCCAGACCTGGCAGCGCGTGGAGACCGTACTGGAGTTTGGATTTATCCCCCAATCAACGGGGCAAAGACTCAACTCACAGATTAGCTCCCGGGAAGGCAGCCGAAAAGCCTCGGCTGGAGCGGAACTAGGGGCTGTCCCCCGGTTAAAGACCTCCAAGTCCGG CTGCGCGAGTCAACAGGGACTCAACTTGCGCCCTAAAGTGTCGGGGCCGGGTTCTGCCGGGCACCGGCTGGGACCTGGGGATCCCGCGGCAGTAGCCATAACTCCTCTATCCGCAACCAATCCGGCTCTGGAGCCCTCTGCCGTGCCTGAACCCGCCTCTGCGCAAGCACCCGCGGCCGGACAGAGAGCAGGATCCGGTTCCACAGCCGTCTCGGGACCCTCAGCCGGGGCTCGCCGGGCCTCCGTGGCTGGATCGGAGGCTGGAACCCAGCGCGCATCCGCATTCTCGGCGGTCCAGGGGAATGCCCAGTCCGTACCCAACAACTGGGATGCGTCGCGGACTCGCTTCATATTCCAAGGGCCGCCCTTTGGTCCCCAAGCCACTGGCTTGGGGACTGGAAAGGTGACGAGCATCTTGAAGACACCGGCTGCCTACATCGGCCAGCGGCCTGGGGTGTCCGGCCCCGAGCGCGCCGCCTTTATTCGGGAGCTGGAGGAAG TGCTGTGTCCTGACCTACGTCCGCCCGTCAAGAAGATCACCCAAGAAGAGGTCAAAATGATGTT TTTGCTGGAGGAG CTTCTCCCACGTGTCTGGGAGACCCCAGCAGCCAGGAACCCTGTTCCCCAATGGATGGGGGTCCTTCTGTAGAGAGAGCGGGACCTGAACACGGCAGCCTGCATTGGCCAGTCCCTGGTGAAACAAAACAGTGTTCTGTTGGGGGAGAACAGCAAGCTGGAAGCCATGCTGGATTCAGCCAAGGAGGAG ATTTTACATCTCAGACAGCAGGTGAACCTGCGGGATGACCTCCTTCAGCTGTACTCAGACTCTGATGAGGAGAAGGATGaagatgaagaagaggaagaggaggaagaggaagaggaggaagaggaggagggggacgAAGAAGAAGAGCAGAGGCCTGAGCATCCCTGTGAAGCCTCAGAGCTGTGAGTgtcctgccctttttttttt TCGCACCACTGCCCGCAGCTGGAGGCCCTGCAGGAGCAGCTGCGGCTACTGGAGGAGGAGAATGAGCAGCTTTGGGAGGAG gtCTCTCAACTTGACGACCTTGAGGAGGAGGAACAGATATTCATCCTGGATTGTGTGGAGCAGTTTT CTGAGGCCAGCCAGCAGATGGCCGAGCTGTCAGAGGTGCTGGCGCTCAGGATGGAGAACTATGAACAGCAGCAGAGGGAGGTCGCCCAGCTGCAGGGCCAGGTCACGAAGCTACAGCGGTGCTGCCGATCG TATGGGGCTGAGACTGAGAAGTTGCAGAAGCAGCTGGCTTCGGAGAAAGAAATCCAGGTGAAGCTCCAGGATGAG AGCCTGTGGGCGGGTTCCCAGCTGCAGGACCTGCAGGAGAAGTACTCAGAGTGTGGGGACATGCTGATGGAAGCCCAGGAGAAGGTGAAGACCCTCCGCCAGCAGGCCCCGGCATCTGCTGGCTCTGTCACCCACTACACATACACTGTACCTTTG GAGGCACTTCCTGATTTCCAGGAGACCCTGACTGAGGAGCTCAGAATGTCTATAAGGAGAATTATCTCAGACCCTGTGTTTTTTATGGAAAG GAATTATGAAGTGACTCCAGAGGAGACATCAGACCTGGG ATAGGAGCTTCGCTACAGAGAGGAGCGAGCACAGGAGCAGGGGCTcgaggctggggaggggctgaTGCTGACCGAGGATTTTGTGCCTGTGGAAGAGTTGGTGCCTGAGGAGCAGCTGGGGGTCATAGAAGAGGCAGTGCCAGCTGAGGAGAGGGTAACAGAAGAGGAGGAACTGGTgtctgaggaagctgaggcctggGAGGACCTAGAGCCGGAGGTGGATGAAGCGACTCAGATGAACGTGGTGACCTCAGCCCTGGAGGCCAGCGGCTTGGGCCCCTTGCGCCTGGACATAAAGTATGTCCTCCAGCAGCTGGCCAACTGGCAGGATGCCCGTTTCAGGCAGCAGCTGAGGCAGAAGATGCTCCAGAAAGGTGAGTGTTCCCGTGGGGGCCTCCCTCTGGCCAGCCTGACAAGCTGCAGATCATCAAGCTGA